From Actinopolymorpha sp. NPDC004070, the proteins below share one genomic window:
- a CDS encoding LacI family DNA-binding transcriptional regulator, with translation MKLNRRRATQADVARAAGVSAATVSYVASGRANRKHPATPEIAARVLRAMRDLDYTPARSGRVLARSRTGLVAVAAYTPFNPWALGLITQIEEVAADHGLGVVIQRYGHTENAADLIETQLLEGLADAAVVVGSPSFGAGRLYRIGRRVPLLAVHHSYRPRGFDVMVQREATAVRAAAEHLIGLGVKRPAFIDAPDTGDHPRRDAFVDTFLEHGYRPDSIAVVQDRENAFTGFLDSRHLATELLDRSPRRRPDAIMANSDRAAIATMWAAMQLGISIPHELKVIGAGNIPEGADLRPSLTTVGSAVEEFRPTLERLIARIDDPGMRTGTHEVPWRLILRDSA, from the coding sequence GTGAAGTTGAACCGGCGCCGAGCAACGCAGGCCGACGTCGCGCGAGCCGCGGGCGTGTCGGCGGCGACGGTTTCCTACGTCGCCAGCGGGCGCGCGAACCGGAAGCACCCGGCAACCCCCGAGATCGCCGCCCGGGTTCTGCGAGCGATGCGAGATCTCGACTACACCCCGGCCCGGTCCGGCCGGGTGCTGGCCCGCAGCCGCACAGGGCTCGTCGCGGTGGCGGCGTACACGCCCTTCAACCCCTGGGCGCTGGGACTGATCACGCAGATCGAGGAGGTCGCGGCCGATCACGGACTCGGCGTCGTCATCCAGCGGTACGGCCACACCGAGAACGCCGCCGACCTGATCGAGACCCAGCTGCTGGAGGGCCTGGCCGACGCCGCGGTGGTGGTCGGTTCACCCTCGTTCGGTGCGGGGCGGCTGTACCGGATCGGACGGCGGGTGCCGCTGCTCGCGGTCCACCATTCGTACCGTCCGCGAGGTTTCGACGTCATGGTCCAGCGCGAGGCGACCGCCGTCCGGGCAGCCGCCGAGCACCTGATCGGCCTCGGCGTCAAACGTCCGGCCTTCATCGACGCGCCGGACACCGGCGACCACCCTCGTCGCGACGCGTTCGTCGACACCTTTCTCGAGCACGGCTACCGGCCCGACTCCATCGCCGTCGTCCAGGATCGCGAGAACGCGTTCACCGGGTTTCTCGACTCCCGGCACCTGGCGACCGAGCTGCTCGATCGGTCGCCACGCAGAAGACCCGACGCCATCATGGCCAACTCCGACCGCGCCGCGATCGCCACCATGTGGGCGGCCATGCAGCTGGGCATCTCCATCCCGCACGAACTCAAGGTGATCGGAGCCGGCAACATCCCCGAGGGCGCCGACCTCCGGCCGTCGCTGACCACAGTTGGCAGCGCGGTCGAAGAGTTCCGGCCGACACTGGAACGACTGATCGCGCGCATCGACGATCCCGGTATGCGAACAGGTACCCACGAGGTGCCGTGGCGGCTGATCCTCAGAGACTCCGCCTGA